The following nucleotide sequence is from Melioribacteraceae bacterium.
ACAAGGTATATACGACTACAATATTAGTCAGTTAAAGTTATTGCAGTCAATCGGAAAATTAAACACAATTTGGAATTAAGTTTTAACGGGGAAATCATGATAAAGAAAATCTCAATAATTATCTTGTCACTTTTGATATTGATTGCATGTGACGAACAGAATGACACAGTTAACGAGACTGTTATTCCTGTAAAAGTATATAATGTGAAACCAAATACAATTTCACAATATCTACGCTTGACAGGAAGTGTCGAAGCTGAAAATGATGCTATTGTATTTGCCAAGTTGAATGAAAAAATAGAAAAGATTTATGTTAAAGTTGGGCAGAATGTTAAAAAAGATGAAGTCATTGCCGAACAGTACAATGAAATTTTAAAACAGAATTTAGAAATGGCAAAAGCCGGGTTGAAATCCGCTGAGTCTCAATTCATATTAGCTAAGCAGAATTATGAAAGAATGCTAAAATTGTTCGAACAAAAAGCTGTAAGTCCCCAGCAATTTGATCAAGCTGAATCTCAAATGAAAACTTTAGAAGCCAATTTTGATCTTGCAAAAAGTCAGCTAAAACAAGCCGAAGAGAATTACGAAAATAGTTTCATTAAAGCACCTTTTGCCGGCGTTGTCGCAGCAATTAATTTTGATGAAAATCAAATGGTAACTGCCGGTCAAGCGGTTGCACAAGTCGTTAATTCTAAATCCATGAAAGCAAAATTAATGGTTAGCGGAACGGATGCAAATCATGTTGCACTTGGTCAGTTAATTGAAATTGAATTTCCATCAATACCGGAAGCGGTTTATCAAGGCAAAGTAAACCGAATTAATAAAGCTTTAAGCCCGGTTACAAATGCTCTTGAAATTGAAGTTATTATTTTGAATGCCGACGAAAGAGTTAAGTCCGGTATATTCGGTAAATTTAATCTTGAGTTGGTAACAAAAGATAACGTAATTATTATTCCCGAAACCGCGGTTCAACAGCAAACGGAAGTTAAAATTGATAGGGAAACCGGCGTACAAAAGTCGGTAAAAAAACACTTCACTTATAAAATTGATAATGACCGAGCCGTTTTGACTGAAATAAAAATTGGTATCAATAGTGACGGAAGAGTTGAAATAACTGATGGATTGAGTGAAGGCGATAGAGTTGTAGTGGTTGGTCAAAATATTATCAAAGATGGAGACTTGGTAAAAATTATCGAATAGGAAGCTTGTAAATGATACTTAGTAAATTTTCGTTACGTCGTCAGATCACATTAATAATGATTTACGCAATTGTGATCGGATTTAGTTTCTTCTCATTTTCTCAACTTAAAATTGATTTCTTCCCTGATATCACATTCCCGATAGCGGGAATTGTAACTAATTATTCAGGAGTTGGACCTGAAGATATAGAAAATCTCATTACGCGTCCTCTCGAAGAAAGTGTATCCGCCGTAAAAAATATCGAGAAAGTGAATTCCCAATCATTTAAAGGGGCATCAATAGTTACGCTTGAGTTTAAGTATGGTACCGATATGAACCAAGCGGAAGTTGATGTTAGAAAAAATATTGATTACATCCGAGACTTACTGCCACAGGATGCCGGTGAACCACTCGTATTTGTTTTCGATCCTTCAATGATGCCAATTTTGTTTTTAAATCTTAGTTCCGATTATCTTGGTTCGGCTGAACTAAGACGTCTTGCCGAAGAAACAATTGAACCACTTTTGGAAAGAGTCGAAGGTGTTGCTTCTGTTCAAACCCAAGGGGGTTTGCAAAGACAAATCAATGTTAATATAAATCCAACACTGTTGGCTTCTTACGGTTTATCACCTGATAATGTTGTAAATGCTATTCAACTTGGAAGCGGACTTTTACCCGCGGGCACGATCGAAACAAGGGATAAAAGTTATAACCTAAGAGTCTTTAGTGAGTATAGAACAATAGATCAAGTCGAGAATACAATCGTAACGATGAGAGGTAATCATCCTGTAAAAGTGAAAGACGTTGCAAAAGTTGAAGATGGATATAAAGAGAATGCGTCAGAGGTAAGAGTTGATAATGGTGAAGGTGTGATGATGTTTCTCATGAAACAATCCGATGCCAATACCGTTCTAACATCTCGTCGAGTCAAAGAAGTATTACCGGATATAATTGAAAGATTACCGCAAGGGACAAGACTAACTAATATGTGGGATCAAACTGATTTCATTTTATTATCAGTAAGCAATTTAAGCAACACTGCCGTAATTGCTTTTGTCATGGCCTTCATTGTAATCTATTTTTTCTTGAGAAATTTCCGCGGAAGTATAATTATGGGAATTTCAATACCTGTGTCGGTTCTAGCAACATTTGCGGCAATGTTTGCATTCGATATCACTTTGAATATTATATCCATGGCAGGACTTGCTCTGGCAATTGGAATGCTTGTTGACAATTCGATTGTTGTTCTCGAAAATATTTATCGTCACCGTGAAATGGGCGACAATAGTTTCATCGCATCCGAAAAAGGCGCTTCCGAAGTTGGTATGGCAATTACTGCTTCAACACTAACGACTATAAGTGTGTTTATTCCGGTTTTGTTTGTGCCGAATATTACCGGACAACTCTTTAAAGATCTTGTTTTGACAATTACGTTCAGTTTAATTGTCTCTTTGCTTGTTGCTCTAACATTAGTTCCGATGATGTCTTCAAGAATATTACAAATTGAAAAATCGACAGGCAATGGATTATTTAATAGACTTAAAAAGAAAGTTGGTGATTGGCTTGAAAATTTGAAAGTAAATTATGGTAAGATTTTAAGATGGTCATTATCTCACCGTAAAACGGTTATGAGTTCGGTTACGTTAATGTTTTTTATTTCTTTAGGACTAACAACATTTTTAGGCGGTGAATTCTTACCTAAGACAGATCAAGGATTTATAAATTTCATGATGGAATCACCATCCGGAACCCCTATTGAAAAAACACGATTATATGCTTATCAAATTGAAGATATTATAAATGATATTGTTCCGGAAGAAGCTCTTGAATCAATGGCTATTTTTTACGGTGAAAGAGAGGGAATTGGTGCATTCGGAACTACATCAAGTACTATTGAAACACTTATCAGACTTAAACCAAAAGAAGAAAGAAGTATAACACAGTTTGAAATTCAAGATTCGCTTCGTAAACGTCTTGATGATATTCCCGGCGTTACATACTTTTTCCAAGAAGGCGGGGCGTTCACCACAGAAAAAGATATTGAGGTGAAAGTAATTGGTTTTAACGTTGCCGGTGCCACAACTATTGCTAATCAATTGAAAGCTAAATTCGAAAAAGTTACCAGGTTTGTAGATATCACTCTGAATATTAAGGAGTCTACTCCTGAACTCCAGGTTCACTTAAACAAAGATGTACTCAATGACTTGAACTTATCTACTTTATCGGTTGCAAGTAATCTTTCAACAGCAATACAAGGCAAGGTAGTCTCTCAATTTCGTGAAGAAGGAGATGAGTACAATATCAGAGTTCAATTCGCAAAAGAATATCGAAATCAAAAAGAAGTTTTGGAACAAATGCAGATTCCGCTTTTCGATGGATCGCTGGTCCAATTAAAAGATATGGCTACTATTCTAGAGGAAGAATCTTCACCTACTATTTTTAGAGAGAACCAAGATCGATATGTTTCTGTTGGATTTGCTCTTTCGGGTGTTGATCTTTCTGCAGCTGTTGAAATTGTCAACAATATTATTTCAGAGACACCCATACCATCAGAATATCAAGTAATAATCGGTGGTACGGCTGAAGATCAACAAGAAGCTTTCTTCTATTTGGGCTTGGCATTTCTTGCTGCTATTCTTCTTGTCTATATGATTATGGCATCACAATTTGAGTCGCTTATTTCTCCGTTAATTATAATGTTTACAGTCCCGCTTTCGGTTATCGGCGTATTCGGTTTTCTCTTCATTACTGGAACTGCAATAAGTGTAATGGCTCTTGTTGGTTTAGTTATGTTGGTTGGAATTGCGGTTAATAACGGAATTGTTATGGTGGATTACATAAACCAAGTTAGAGAAAGAGGTTTTGAATTGATGGATGCAGTGATGGAAGCAAGTCTTGCAAGAATGCGCCCTGTTTTAATGACTGCTATGACAACAATTTTAGGAATGGTTCCTCTTGCAATTGAGCTTGGTTCAGGTGCCGAAACTTGGTCGCCGTTAGCTCGTGCAGTTATAGGAGGTTTAACAACTACTACTATTCTTACACTTATTGTTATACCGGTGCTTTACATAATTTTTGAGAGAATGTCAGAAAAGGCGAAAGCTTTTGTGAGAAGAATAAAAAATTAAGAAACAGAGATTCCATCTGCCAAAATGATGGAATCTCTTATTAGATAGTTATTGTTGTATCAAGATAGGTTGAATCATATCTCCAAAATCTTAAAATTTTATCACCACCGGATTGAAAAATAATAGAATGTTTAACTAGGATTGAGTCAATTACTTGTGGACAAATCTGACTGCCATCACTTCTTGCAAATACTTTTGCCGTAAATATAGTATCGTTCTGTGACTGTTCAACTCTATCAAAGTCCCAACAAGGTGTTGGGGTAGAATAAACCACATCTACAATTATTGAATTTTCTTCTATGGTAAGATTGATGATTCGTTCAGCAGAGACAGCTGCTGTAACTAAATTATTTGAATCATCGAAATCATTTACATTGCATGAGATAAAGAAAAATGTGATCAGTATTGAAATTAAATATCTCATAGTCGTACGTTAAAATTAATTTTCAACTAAAATTACGAATCTATATTAAAAACAGAATCGAGTAAAGTTCCGTCAACCCATTTTATAACTGCAACAACTTTATTTTTATTTACTTTTGGTTTTTTAGGAACTCCGCAAAGATCAACTACTTCGTCATAGATTTCTTTTATAGTTCTTATTGGAAGCGATGAACCTTTAACAGCTTTCAATAAATCTTTCCGATTCGGATTAATTGCAATTCCTCTTTCGGTTACGATTACATCTATTAATTCACCGGGACCAACAAGTGTGGTAACCTCATCAACAATTACAGGAATCCTATCCCTAAAAGAGGGGATTGCTAAAATTGTACATTTGGAGAAAAGACAGTTTTGCCATCCACCGATTCCGTGAAGTAAATATCCGTCTGAATGTGTTACAACATTTGCGTTAAAATTTAAGTCGACTTCGGTTGCACCTAATACTGCCGCATCTACAATAGATGCAAAATTTCCCTTGCCGTGATAATTATAACTTGTGAATGGTGAGGTGTTTACATGTTCGGGATTTTCTCGCATAGAACGAACACCTTCCAAATCAAAAGTTTGTCCGTCGAGAATGTAATCAGTTAATCCTTCTTCCAACATTTCAACGAGATATTTTGTACTGCCACCTCGAATAAATCTTGCTTTCACTCCGGCTTTTTTCATTTTCTCTCTTAAGTAAACGGCAAATGCTAAGTTTGTTCCTCCCGCTCCGGCTTGAAATGAAAAACCATCTTTCATTATTCCGGAATCCTCTAAGAATTGCGCTACATATTCTGCAATTAATAATCTATCGGGACTTTTAGTTACTTCTGTAGTTCCGCTTACAATTTTTGCCGGATCACCGAGTGAATCAATCTCCACTACATAATCAACATTGTTGCCTTGAATCTGCCAAGGGTAACAGGGGAATGGAATTAGATTGTCAGTTACAACAATAACCTTATCTGCATATTCTGAATCAGCTAAAGCAAATCCTATAAGCCCGCAAGCTGATTTACCTCTATCACCGGTTGCGTTTCCAAACGGATCGGCAGTTGGAGCGGCAATTACTGCAATATCAATTTTCACTTCACCGTCTTGTATTGATTGATATCTTCCACCATGAGACCGTAAAACTCCAATACCTTTCATCTTACCTTCGCTTGTATATTTCCCGAGCGGTCCGTTCATACTTCCTTCGATATGATGAATAGTTCCATCATCCAAATATTTTATTAAATGTTCATGACATGGAAAAGAAGCGGTAGGAAACCATCTAATGTTTTTAACACCTATTTCTTTTATAACATCGAATAAATAGTTTGTAAGAACATCTCCATTTCTTAAATGATGATGTGTTGAAATTGTCATCCCATCTTTAAGTCCGGCTTTCTTTAATGCTTCTTTCAAATTTATTACAACTTTATTCCCATTTGCCGGATAATCGGCACAGCTTCTAATCGGCGGCTTTGCTTTATTGCCTTTTGGCTTGTATTTACCCACCCCTTTAAATGGAATTTGTTTTTGATTGTTAACTTTTTCTGGGACTAATCTTCCGGCTTGGTTTTTTAGTAGTTTCATTGTCGCATTGTCCAATTGTCTAATTGTCGTACTTGAGTCTAAATCTTGAGTTTTGTATTAGTATAATTAATTAAGCTATTTATTGCTTTTGGTAATTTTTGTAATTCTGCAAATATATGATCGTATTCATTATCTGAAAGGAGTTTTCTAGCTTTAGCTTTTTCATTCCAATCCAAAGATTCATACATTGAACCAAAACTAATTCTATAAAATCTAATCTTATCTTTTTTTGTATATCTTCCAAACCCTTCTGCAATATTAGCAGAAATTGAATCGACTGCATCAGTAAATTGCGAGCCAATTGTTCGCTTGGCGAAATAATCCCATTTACTAATGATAGCCCAGACATAATTGCTTAACGCAAATGCAATTCGATAAGCTTCAATGTCATTCAATTTCAGATATTTAACCTGCTTTTCAACCATGTGACCATGCAGCCATTAAACCATTTATTGATTTTCTTCTCTCCAATTTTTCTTCAATAATTTATTTTCTTCAGCAAGTCTAACTATTCTTCTAGCACGTTTTACCACCGGTGCATCAATCATTTTACTACCGAGCGAAACAACACCTAACCCTTTTGCTTCTGCTTCTTCGAATGCGACAACTATTTTCTTTGCTTTTTCAATTTCACTTTCGGTTGGTAAAAATGTTTCGTTTACAACTTTAACTTGACGAGGATGAATGCAGCCTTTACCTTCAAAGCCGAGTAACTTTGCTTCTAATACGGAGATTCTTAATCCTTCCATATCACTCACATCGGAAAACACTGTATCAATTGCTTGAATCTTTGCAGCTTTAGCTGCGTTAATAATCATACTTCTTGCAAAAATACTTTCCTTGCCTTCGTTTGTTCTTTCCACTCCGATATCGGCTGTGTAATCTTCAAGTCCGACTGCGAGAGCACAATTATATTTTGAAGTAGATGCAATTTCATAGCTCTTGATAACACCAAGTGCACTTTCAATTATCGGCATGAAATAAATATCTTCTTTTACTTTGAATTCTTTTTTCAGCAGTTCAACAGTTTTCTCAATTTCTTTAACTTGTTCTATGCTTTCAACTTTCGGGATTAAAATTACATGAACATTATGAGGTACAATAAACTTGAGGTCATCCAATCCCTTAGGCATTTGATTGATTCTAACCATTCTTTCGGAACCATAAAAATCAATTGAACGAAGAGCATTTCTGACTATCAATTGTGCAGCTTCTTTTTCGGTTGGCGAAACGCTGTCCTCTAAATCTAAAATTATTCCGTCTGGTTTATGCAGTCCGGCGTTGGGATAAAATTTGGGTTCATTGCCGGGAAGGTATAATCTGCTTCGTCTCAATCTTTCTTTTGTCGTTTTGTATTTATTCTTTTTGTTGAATTCGGGTAGGTATTCTTTATCAATTTCGGGGAAGAGTTTTTTTATTGCAAGTTCGAATCGTGCACCAAGTGTAAATGGAAGCGCTCCGGAATCTTCGATTAAAATGTCGGCATTTTTCAAGCCGAAAAACTCAGACATTTTTGTTACTTCTTTACGTATCGAATCTCCAAACATCGAGTCGACTTTACTCTTTAAATCAATTTTTAATCCGCCCGATTTTTTTAATTCAATTTCGATGTAGCAATCTGATCTGACTTTACTTCCGCGTTTACCCGCGTTTCCGATTTTCTTTTCAGCCATATAAACCCCAAAACAAACCGCTAAGTCGCAAAGAAGACTTTGTGTCTCTGCGACTTTATGGTTAAGTATTATATAATTGCTTAACTGTAATGACCTAAAATTGAGATAATTTGGATCTCGCTTTTCTCTACTTTGTAAATCAATCTATCTTGAATATTGATACGTCGCGACCAACAGCCTTCATATTTATGTTTTAACGGTTCGGGTTTCCCTAAACCTTTGAATGGAGATTTTTGAATGTCATCAATCAGCATTGCAATTTTCTGTAAATACTGTTGTGCGTCCGGCTGATTTTTCTTTATAATTTTTATTTGCCTGAGCGATTCATTCGACCAAACAAGATTTCGTTTTTTAGGCAATTAAACACCCAGAGCTTCTTTAGTCGAAAGCTTTTTAACTTTTCCGCTTTTTACTTCTTTTAATCCTTTGTCAATACTTTTTAACCAATTGGGATTTGATAGAACGTATAAATTTTCTAACAAATTATCGTAATCCTCTTTAGAAAGAATAACAGCATCATTTCTCCCTTTTGAGCCAACAATAACAACAGGTTCTTTGTTTTTGTCAACCGAGTTAATCAATTTATTTAACTGATTCCTTGCATCTGTATATTGAATTGTTTGCATATCTATCTCTTAATTTATGACAGAATACTGACAGAAATATAATTGTATTTACACAAACTAACAAGACAGAATGAATTGTCACATTGTCCAATGGTTTAATTGTTGGTAAGGTAAAAGACTTCTAGCAATTAAACCATTCAGCCATTTATCCATTTCATCATTTAAACAATCAGTTTATCCATAAACTCTTTAGCAGAATAATTCTCTGCATCAAAGATTACTTCTTTAATTTCTTTTTGTCTTTCTTTACTTAATAGTTCAGATGACAATCCTTCAAATTTATTGTCAAGATCTGCTTCAGTCATCGGTTCACGCGGATCACCTTTCGGGAATTCCATATATTCATCAAATTCTCTTCCGTCCTTGGTTTTTACTACAACTTTCGACGGTTGTTTTGCAGGAAACATTTTTTCGAACTCAATGGATGGTTCACCCTTTATTTTATCTATTACTTCGAATATTCTTGGATCGTTTAATTTTTCTTCATCGAAAGAATGTCGAGTGATTTTTTTATCAACCATTGCTGCTGCCAGACAATAGGGAAGTGAGTGATCTGCTGTTTCGCGAGATTCCGGTCTATACTTTGCCGGATCAAAAAGAATATCATATGCTTGAGCGAAACAAGTAACTTTCACCTCATCTATGTCAGAGTACTCTAATTTATTTTTGGTCATTGCATTTAACACGCAAGAAATATGTGTATGTGTTAACGCTTCAGTTGGGAATGCTTTCATACCGCATTCAAGAATTTTATAATTTTTACCGAGATCCTTAATCAGTGCGTCAACATCCCAAGACCATTTGGAAATTCCGTCTCGTCCTTTCATCTCGGTTGGATTAATTTTTTCTTCCTTAGCGTTCCACCCAATGAACGCATCCATAAATCCTTCTTTACCTTCGAATACTTTTTCTGTTCCGCTAAATCCGCGCTGAGCCATTAATGTCGCAAACACTCCCGATTGAACAGCCATCGGATCGACTGTGTTTTTCATCATCGTGAGTTTACCTGCAGTCGGACAACCGATTGTATGATTGTGCGATCCATTTATTCCGATTGCATTTACCATCTGATCGACGGTTAAGCCTAAAACTTTACCGGCAACAATCGGTGAAACGAATTGAGTAAGAGTTGCGTGATGCCATTTACGTTCACGGACTCCCGGTTTTGCAAACAGACACATTCTTTGTTCAAACTCATATGCAAGCACGATGGCAACAATTACATCTTTCATATCTGCATCAACTAACTCGGCCGTCGATAATGCAGCCGGAATTAAATCCGATGGATGCGAAGGATCATCTTTCCAATAAATGTCATTAAAATCCAACGCTCGTATCATCAAAGAATTTACAAGAGTTGCATTAACTGCAGGAATTTTATCGCCAAAACCAATAACTGTTGATTCCGCCTTGCCTCCCATTTCTTTATAAATATCTCTGATAATATTTACATCTTTTGTATTGTACCCACCAAATGCACAGCCGATTGAATCATATAAATATCTTTTTACTTCATGAGTAACTTCTTTTGGTAAATCTTCATATTTAAGGTTAATAGCAAACTCTGCTATTGTTCTGGAAATGGATTTCTGCATAAACTCCTCTGAATATTATTATTTAATCTGGAAATACGGCTTATAAATGTTCATTATATTTTCTTTGAAATCGAATGGATCATGTTCCTTATCACCAACAAAAAATTTAAATTTCTTCATCCCGTTCTCATAATAAACTCGGTCGGGTACTCTTGGCTTTTTTGTATAATCCGGTTCAGTTTGAGATTTTGGATCATCAATTTCA
It contains:
- a CDS encoding efflux RND transporter periplasmic adaptor subunit produces the protein MIKKISIIILSLLILIACDEQNDTVNETVIPVKVYNVKPNTISQYLRLTGSVEAENDAIVFAKLNEKIEKIYVKVGQNVKKDEVIAEQYNEILKQNLEMAKAGLKSAESQFILAKQNYERMLKLFEQKAVSPQQFDQAESQMKTLEANFDLAKSQLKQAEENYENSFIKAPFAGVVAAINFDENQMVTAGQAVAQVVNSKSMKAKLMVSGTDANHVALGQLIEIEFPSIPEAVYQGKVNRINKALSPVTNALEIEVIILNADERVKSGIFGKFNLELVTKDNVIIIPETAVQQQTEVKIDRETGVQKSVKKHFTYKIDNDRAVLTEIKIGINSDGRVEITDGLSEGDRVVVVGQNIIKDGDLVKIIE
- a CDS encoding efflux RND transporter permease subunit; the encoded protein is MILSKFSLRRQITLIMIYAIVIGFSFFSFSQLKIDFFPDITFPIAGIVTNYSGVGPEDIENLITRPLEESVSAVKNIEKVNSQSFKGASIVTLEFKYGTDMNQAEVDVRKNIDYIRDLLPQDAGEPLVFVFDPSMMPILFLNLSSDYLGSAELRRLAEETIEPLLERVEGVASVQTQGGLQRQINVNINPTLLASYGLSPDNVVNAIQLGSGLLPAGTIETRDKSYNLRVFSEYRTIDQVENTIVTMRGNHPVKVKDVAKVEDGYKENASEVRVDNGEGVMMFLMKQSDANTVLTSRRVKEVLPDIIERLPQGTRLTNMWDQTDFILLSVSNLSNTAVIAFVMAFIVIYFFLRNFRGSIIMGISIPVSVLATFAAMFAFDITLNIISMAGLALAIGMLVDNSIVVLENIYRHREMGDNSFIASEKGASEVGMAITASTLTTISVFIPVLFVPNITGQLFKDLVLTITFSLIVSLLVALTLVPMMSSRILQIEKSTGNGLFNRLKKKVGDWLENLKVNYGKILRWSLSHRKTVMSSVTLMFFISLGLTTFLGGEFLPKTDQGFINFMMESPSGTPIEKTRLYAYQIEDIINDIVPEEALESMAIFYGEREGIGAFGTTSSTIETLIRLKPKEERSITQFEIQDSLRKRLDDIPGVTYFFQEGGAFTTEKDIEVKVIGFNVAGATTIANQLKAKFEKVTRFVDITLNIKESTPELQVHLNKDVLNDLNLSTLSVASNLSTAIQGKVVSQFREEGDEYNIRVQFAKEYRNQKEVLEQMQIPLFDGSLVQLKDMATILEEESSPTIFRENQDRYVSVGFALSGVDLSAAVEIVNNIISETPIPSEYQVIIGGTAEDQQEAFFYLGLAFLAAILLVYMIMASQFESLISPLIIMFTVPLSVIGVFGFLFITGTAISVMALVGLVMLVGIAVNNGIVMVDYINQVRERGFELMDAVMEASLARMRPVLMTAMTTILGMVPLAIELGSGAETWSPLARAVIGGLTTTTILTLIVIPVLYIIFERMSEKAKAFVRRIKN
- a CDS encoding citrate lyase subunit alpha — translated: MKLLKNQAGRLVPEKVNNQKQIPFKGVGKYKPKGNKAKPPIRSCADYPANGNKVVINLKEALKKAGLKDGMTISTHHHLRNGDVLTNYLFDVIKEIGVKNIRWFPTASFPCHEHLIKYLDDGTIHHIEGSMNGPLGKYTSEGKMKGIGVLRSHGGRYQSIQDGEVKIDIAVIAAPTADPFGNATGDRGKSACGLIGFALADSEYADKVIVVTDNLIPFPCYPWQIQGNNVDYVVEIDSLGDPAKIVSGTTEVTKSPDRLLIAEYVAQFLEDSGIMKDGFSFQAGAGGTNLAFAVYLREKMKKAGVKARFIRGGSTKYLVEMLEEGLTDYILDGQTFDLEGVRSMRENPEHVNTSPFTSYNYHGKGNFASIVDAAVLGATEVDLNFNANVVTHSDGYLLHGIGGWQNCLFSKCTILAIPSFRDRIPVIVDEVTTLVGPGELIDVIVTERGIAINPNRKDLLKAVKGSSLPIRTIKEIYDEVVDLCGVPKKPKVNKNKVVAVIKWVDGTLLDSVFNIDS
- a CDS encoding four helix bundle protein — encoded protein: MVEKQVKYLKLNDIEAYRIAFALSNYVWAIISKWDYFAKRTIGSQFTDAVDSISANIAEGFGRYTKKDKIRFYRISFGSMYESLDWNEKAKARKLLSDNEYDHIFAELQKLPKAINSLINYTNTKLKI
- a CDS encoding aldolase/citrate lyase family protein, producing the protein MAEKKIGNAGKRGSKVRSDCYIEIELKKSGGLKIDLKSKVDSMFGDSIRKEVTKMSEFFGLKNADILIEDSGALPFTLGARFELAIKKLFPEIDKEYLPEFNKKNKYKTTKERLRRSRLYLPGNEPKFYPNAGLHKPDGIILDLEDSVSPTEKEAAQLIVRNALRSIDFYGSERMVRINQMPKGLDDLKFIVPHNVHVILIPKVESIEQVKEIEKTVELLKKEFKVKEDIYFMPIIESALGVIKSYEIASTSKYNCALAVGLEDYTADIGVERTNEGKESIFARSMIINAAKAAKIQAIDTVFSDVSDMEGLRISVLEAKLLGFEGKGCIHPRQVKVVNETFLPTESEIEKAKKIVVAFEEAEAKGLGVVSLGSKMIDAPVVKRARRIVRLAEENKLLKKNWREENQ
- a CDS encoding Txe/YoeB family addiction module toxin; the encoded protein is MPKKRNLVWSNESLRQIKIIKKNQPDAQQYLQKIAMLIDDIQKSPFKGLGKPEPLKHKYEGCWSRRINIQDRLIYKVEKSEIQIISILGHYS
- a CDS encoding type II toxin-antitoxin system Phd/YefM family antitoxin, with protein sequence MQTIQYTDARNQLNKLINSVDKNKEPVVIVGSKGRNDAVILSKEDYDNLLENLYVLSNPNWLKSIDKGLKEVKSGKVKKLSTKEALGV
- a CDS encoding MmgE/PrpD family protein, yielding MQKSISRTIAEFAINLKYEDLPKEVTHEVKRYLYDSIGCAFGGYNTKDVNIIRDIYKEMGGKAESTVIGFGDKIPAVNATLVNSLMIRALDFNDIYWKDDPSHPSDLIPAALSTAELVDADMKDVIVAIVLAYEFEQRMCLFAKPGVRERKWHHATLTQFVSPIVAGKVLGLTVDQMVNAIGINGSHNHTIGCPTAGKLTMMKNTVDPMAVQSGVFATLMAQRGFSGTEKVFEGKEGFMDAFIGWNAKEEKINPTEMKGRDGISKWSWDVDALIKDLGKNYKILECGMKAFPTEALTHTHISCVLNAMTKNKLEYSDIDEVKVTCFAQAYDILFDPAKYRPESRETADHSLPYCLAAAMVDKKITRHSFDEEKLNDPRIFEVIDKIKGEPSIEFEKMFPAKQPSKVVVKTKDGREFDEYMEFPKGDPREPMTEADLDNKFEGLSSELLSKERQKEIKEVIFDAENYSAKEFMDKLIV